The following are from one region of the Methanospirillum hungatei genome:
- the tnpC gene encoding IS66 family transposase produces the protein MDFPEELKAKILECPPEVIAYIVHLHERIDQLESRVKELESRLNLNSRNSGKPPSSDGYAKKNRNKSDSRKKYPGGQPGHKGTTLRQSPHPDHIEYHKPHECSKCGHSLVSGKILGIEKRQVFDLPPPPTIEITEHQSFTICCPHCGLKTSGDFPEDVTHPVQYGSRVKSYLTYFSHHQLIPYERVTEICSVLFGFSVSPGTIVNLTHNLAKKLQSFKDDIVNVLQNEPVIHNDETGVRVEGKLHWLHVTCTPNLTHYSLQRKRGKEGMDNIGILPEFHGISVHDFWGPYLSYSCEHSFCCAHIIRELIRVEEETSQKWPYDLIELLLGAKENKEIFHGVGVPIPPIIRTSLMESYDELIQIGLDENPPPVVDEVKRGRKKKGFVRNLLERLKEWRESVLRFINDPLVPFDNNQAERDIRMMKVKMKISGGFRSFDTASAIALIRSYISTIRKNGINVIEGIVSAFHNFPWSPNRTKDISGESLLSQNLALA, from the coding sequence ATGGACTTTCCAGAAGAACTCAAAGCCAAAATACTTGAATGTCCTCCTGAAGTAATTGCATATATTGTTCACCTACATGAAAGAATTGATCAATTAGAATCCAGAGTCAAAGAACTCGAATCCAGGCTAAACCTCAATAGTCGAAATAGCGGAAAACCACCATCTTCTGATGGGTATGCTAAAAAGAATCGAAATAAATCAGATTCTCGAAAGAAATATCCGGGAGGTCAACCCGGCCATAAAGGGACAACCTTAAGGCAGAGTCCTCATCCAGATCATATCGAATATCATAAACCTCATGAATGCTCCAAATGTGGACATAGCCTTGTTTCTGGAAAAATACTCGGCATTGAAAAAAGACAGGTTTTTGATCTTCCCCCTCCTCCCACAATCGAGATAACAGAACATCAGTCTTTCACTATCTGCTGTCCTCATTGTGGTTTAAAAACATCAGGGGATTTTCCCGAAGATGTTACACATCCAGTTCAATATGGATCCAGAGTCAAATCTTATCTGACCTATTTTTCTCATCATCAATTAATCCCTTATGAACGAGTAACTGAAATCTGCTCAGTTCTTTTCGGTTTTTCTGTTAGTCCTGGAACAATCGTAAATTTAACTCACAATCTAGCGAAGAAATTACAATCATTTAAGGATGATATTGTAAACGTTCTTCAAAATGAGCCCGTAATCCATAATGATGAAACTGGAGTCAGAGTAGAAGGAAAACTTCATTGGCTTCATGTGACCTGTACTCCTAACCTAACTCATTATTCCCTTCAGAGAAAAAGAGGTAAAGAAGGAATGGATAATATTGGAATCCTTCCTGAATTTCATGGGATTAGTGTTCATGATTTCTGGGGTCCTTATCTTTCCTATTCCTGCGAACACAGTTTTTGTTGTGCTCATATTATCCGAGAACTCATCCGGGTTGAAGAAGAAACCTCTCAAAAATGGCCTTATGATCTTATTGAGTTATTATTAGGGGCAAAAGAAAACAAAGAGATATTTCATGGAGTTGGGGTTCCTATTCCTCCAATCATTCGTACCAGTCTGATGGAGTCATACGATGAATTGATACAGATAGGACTGGATGAAAATCCTCCACCGGTTGTAGATGAAGTAAAAAGGGGCAGGAAGAAAAAGGGATTTGTACGAAACTTACTCGAAAGGCTAAAAGAGTGGAGAGAGAGTGTGTTGAGATTTATAAATGATCCTCTCGTTCCATTCGACAATAATCAGGCCGAGAGAGATATTCGTATGATGAAGGTAAAAATGAAAATATCAGGTGGATTTAGAAGCTTCGATACAGCCAGTGCGATTGCTCTGATCAGAAGTTACATCTCAACTATAAGAAAAAATGGAATTAATGTTATTGAAGGAATTGTTTCAGCATTTCATAATTTTCCATGGTCACCAAATAGAACCAAAGATATTAGTGGAGAGTCGTTACTCTCTCAAAATCTTGCATTAGCCTAA